The DNA region TGGGGAGAGATGCTGCACTCTGTTGCCATGACAGCGGAAGTCCTGTTTGTTATGTGGTTTCTCATGACCAGTAGTCAGTGTAATCCCGTGGCAGACTTGTTGGTGAGCCGGGAACGCTTTGAGCGTGTCCTGACCCAGGCCAGAGAGGACAAGTATGACAAGCAGCAGGCCTCGGAGGGGGCGCTCAGTTACAGCACCCAACAACAGCTGAAGGAGATCAGCTTCATGGGCCTGGAGGCCAACAGAGGGGTCAGCAATAGAACTTCTGTCAACAGATCCAGGACGAACTCCAGCTCCCAGAAACGTGGTGGATCCAAGGGTGGGAAGGCATCACAGGAGTTGTGGGAAGAGCAAGAGGGGGGCCTGAGTCGAGTAGACGAGGGCCCTACAAGTGAAACAAACCTCTCTCTCGACGCTATCGACGAGTACGCATATCCAGATTACAGGGGGAAGGGCTGCATTGATGAGAGTGGCTTTGTGTTTGCCATCGGGGAGAAATTTACTCCGGGGCCCTCCACGTGCCCTTGCCTCTGCACCGACGAGGGACCCCTGTGTGCCAAGCCTGAATGTCCCAAAGTTCACCCTCGCTGCATCCGGGTGGACACCAGCCAGTGCTGTCCAGAGTGCAAGGAGAAGAAGAACTACTGTGAGTTCAGGGGGAAAGTCTACGCAACGCTACAAGAGTTTAAGGTGAGTCTGGAAATGAGGTCTTTAAAGATTTACAGGGTCGTATTCTCTAGGAACCAAACAAAAGCCAACAAGCCAAAAAGGGAAGGGATTGCGTCAacatgtccaataagaaacatttGTGTTTGTtatccgttgcaaaacgtttggCTACATGAATGTCTCTTCGACAGTCTGTGCTTCACGAGATCAACCTCTTGAGTTGAAAAGAAACTCCAGCACACTGGTGATCTACATGCGCCACAGATTGAATGCATCTTGTTACCAACGTTTCAGTCTCAGTAGACCTTCATCAGGGAAACTGTTGATGGCCTGCCAGTTGTATGCTGGGTTAATCGTGAGCACTATACCAAGACAACGATCGTTTTCAGTGCAGCAAGCAAAAAAGCAGCCAAGCACATTTCAAAGTTTGCATTCATTTTATTCACACAAAGCTTGAATTTTACTTTGCGCTGCTGAATTGAATAGTACGGTTTAAGCTTAAGAGTATTTTTCCCCTTGATATTCCTATCTTGATGCACTTGCTAGTTTTTGTGGAGTTTATTTTAAGCCAAGCTCAGGAGACCTCAAAAGGCCTTATCTCTTGATTTACTATACCATCAA from Oncorhynchus mykiss isolate Arlee chromosome 1, USDA_OmykA_1.1, whole genome shotgun sequence includes:
- the LOC110526548 gene encoding brorin, whose amino-acid sequence is MLHSVAMTAEVLFVMWFLMTSSQCNPVADLLVSRERFERVLTQAREDKYDKQQASEGALSYSTQQQLKEISFMGLEANRGVSNRTSVNRSRTNSSSQKRGGSKGGKASQELWEEQEGGLSRVDEGPTSETNLSLDAIDEYAYPDYRGKGCIDESGFVFAIGEKFTPGPSTCPCLCTDEGPLCAKPECPKVHPRCIRVDTSQCCPECKEKKNYCEFRGKVYATLQEFKVSPCETCRCEGSGEVLCSVSACPQTECVDPEYEPDQCCPICKTGPNCYADTQVIPAGREVKIDECTICYCTYEVGTWQIEHQATCSKNDCQVS